A region of Polyodon spathula isolate WHYD16114869_AA chromosome 4, ASM1765450v1, whole genome shotgun sequence DNA encodes the following proteins:
- the LOC121314398 gene encoding nucleolar transcription factor 1-A-like isoform X1 — translation MNGNGTLSSVTQTVCIKCEPVMEEWSKEDCLILLDRIRTLLPDVDAMKYKTTESHFDWEKVCFGPFTGDMCKQKWQKVSTEVRKYRTMTELLIDAMEYVKNPYKGKKLKTHPDFPKKPLTPYFRFFMEKRAKYAKIHPEMSNLDLTKILSKKYKELPEKKKLKYIQDFQREKESFEKNMARFKENYPDLIEERKKSDVPEKPKTPQQLWYNHEKKTYLKLHPDVSPKELKDALRRQWSQLSDKKRLKWISKALELQKDFETTMREYHEAHPETNQDEHVKSVLTKAERQLKDKFDGRPTKPPPNGYSLYCAKLMITMKDVPSTERMVLCSKQWKIMTQKEKDMFQKRCELKKKQYEIDLQRFLESLPEEERDRVLTEEKLGGSRMALGNSASSLRVKSTPVKMKLSDVDQTHADQEQSLLKEKRDRKKKVRLPETPKTANEMWQQSVIGDYLAKYRNNRKKAQSSMESAWKAMEKKEKIPWIKKAAEDQMRYERELIEMRTPPSAQAQRKPKFDGEPKKPPMSGYQMFSQELLTNGELNHFSLKERMVEIGKRWHKLNQSQKNKYKKLVEEQQTEYKAELEAWVKSLSPQERANYKEFSTVKRRNSSKAGGPAAKVRVTGKGKAADVCARAPGLGAGEGKKAVAYRAQNTSDSEEEEKSDSSNSEEDSSGSSDSEDEDENGDEEEDDDDDDEDEEDDQSEASSSSSSEDSSDSDSD, via the exons TTATGGAAGAGTGGAGTAAGGAGGACTGTCTGATCCTGCTAGACCGAATCCGCACCCTGCTGCCTGATGTGGATGCCATGAAGTACAAGACCACTGAGTCGCACTTTGACTGGGAGAAGGTGTGCTTCGGGCCCTTCACCGGAGACATGTGCAAGCAGAAATGGCAGAAGGTCTCCACTGAG GTGAGGAAGTATCGAACCATGACAGAACTCCTTATCGACGCCATGGAGTATGTTAAGAACCCCTATAAGGGCAAGAAGCTCAAG ACCCATCCAGACTTTCCTAAGAAGCCTCTGACGCCATACTTTCGGTTTTTCATGGAGAAACGAGCCAAGTATGCAAAGATCCACCCAGAGATGAGTAACCTGGACCTCACCAAGATCCTGTCCAAGAAGTACAAGGAGCTGCCCGAGAAGAAGAAG TTGAAGTACATTCAGGATTTTCAGAGGGAGAAAGAGTCGTTTGAAAAGAACATGGCCAGATTCAA GGAGAATTACCCAGATCTGATTGAGGAGAGGAAGAAATCTGATGTCCCGGAAAAGCCCAAGACACCACAGCAGCTCTGGTACAACCATGAAAAGAAGACCTACCTGAAGCTGCACCCTGAT GTAAGCCCGAAGGAACTGAAGGATGCTCTGAGGCGGCAGTGGTCTCAGCTGTCCGATAAGAAACGTCTCAAGTGGATCAGCAAGGCACTGGAGCTGCAGAAGGACTTTGAG ACGACTATGAGGGAGTACCACGAGGCTCACCCCGAGACCAACCAGGACGAGCACGTCAAGTCTGTCCTGACCAAGGCAGAGCGGCAGCTCAAAGACAAGTTCGACGGCCGGCCAACTAAACCTCCTCC GAATGGGTACTCCTTGTACTGCGCCAAGCTCATGATCACCATGAAAGATGTCCCCAGCACGGAGCGCATGGTGCTCTGCAGCAAGCAGTGGAAGATCATGACTCAGAAAGAGAAGGACATGTTCCAGAAGCGGTGTGAGCTG aaaaagaaacagtATGAAATCGACCTGCAGAGATTCCTGGAG AGCCTGCCAGAGGAGGAGAGGGACCGGGTGCTGACGGAGGAAAAGCTGGGGGGCTCCAGAATGGCACTGGGAAACTCAGCCAGCTCCCTGCGAGTCAAATCCACACCCGTCAAG ATGAAGTTGAGCGATGTGGACCAGACGCATGCAGACCAGGAGCAGAGCCTCCTGAAGGAGAAGCGTGACCGAAAGAAGAAGGTGCGCCTGCCTGAGACCCCCAAGACCGCCAATGAGATGTGGCAGCAGAGTGTCATCGGGGACTACCTGGCCAAGTACCGG AACAATCGGAAGAAGGCTCAGTCCTCCATGGAGTCAGCCTGGAAAGCTATGGAGAAGAAGGAGAAAATTCCCTGGATTAAAAAGGCAGCTGAGGACCAGATGAGATACGAG AGAGAGCTGATAGAGATGAGGACCCCTCCGTCAGCCCAAGCCCAAAGGAAACCCAAATTTGACGGGGAGCCAAAGAAACCCCCCAT gagCGGTTATCAGATGTTCTCTCAGGAGCTGCTGACTAACGGGGAGCTGAACCACTTCAGCCTAAAGGAGCGCATGGTGGAGATCGGCAAGCGCTGGCACAAGCTCAACCAGAGCCAGAAGAACAAGTACAAGAAGCTGGTGGAAGAGCAGCAGACAGAGTACAAGGCTGAGCTCGAGGCCTGGGTCAAG TCTCTTTCACCTCAAGAACGGGCTAATTACAAGGAATTCTCTACAGTg AAGCGACGGAACTCCTCTAAGGCAGGTGGGCCAGCTGCCAAAGTGCGGGTGACAGGGAAGGGAAAGGCAGCAGATGTCTGTGCCAGAGCTCCAGGACTGGGGGCCGGGGAGGGCAAGAAAGCAGTGGCATACAGAGCACAG AATACTTCAGACTCTGAGGAAGAAGAGAAATCCGACTCTTCTAATTCAGAGGAGGACTCATCCGGCAGCTCAGACAGCGAGGATGAAGACGAG AATGgtgatgaggaggaggatgatgatgatgacgacgaGGATGAAGAAGATGACCAATCAGAAGCCAGCAGTAGCTCATCTTCAGAGGACAGCTCAGACTCAGATTCAGATTAA
- the LOC121314398 gene encoding nucleolar transcription factor 1-like isoform X2, which yields MEEWSKEDCLILLDRIRTLLPDVDAMKYKTTESHFDWEKVCFGPFTGDMCKQKWQKVSTEVRKYRTMTELLIDAMEYVKNPYKGKKLKTHPDFPKKPLTPYFRFFMEKRAKYAKIHPEMSNLDLTKILSKKYKELPEKKKLKYIQDFQREKESFEKNMARFKENYPDLIEERKKSDVPEKPKTPQQLWYNHEKKTYLKLHPDVSPKELKDALRRQWSQLSDKKRLKWISKALELQKDFETTMREYHEAHPETNQDEHVKSVLTKAERQLKDKFDGRPTKPPPNGYSLYCAKLMITMKDVPSTERMVLCSKQWKIMTQKEKDMFQKRCELKKKQYEIDLQRFLESLPEEERDRVLTEEKLGGSRMALGNSASSLRVKSTPVKMKLSDVDQTHADQEQSLLKEKRDRKKKVRLPETPKTANEMWQQSVIGDYLAKYRNNRKKAQSSMESAWKAMEKKEKIPWIKKAAEDQMRYERELIEMRTPPSAQAQRKPKFDGEPKKPPMSGYQMFSQELLTNGELNHFSLKERMVEIGKRWHKLNQSQKNKYKKLVEEQQTEYKAELEAWVKSLSPQERANYKEFSTVKRRNSSKAGGPAAKVRVTGKGKAADVCARAPGLGAGEGKKAVAYRAQNTSDSEEEEKSDSSNSEEDSSGSSDSEDEDENGDEEEDDDDDDEDEEDDQSEASSSSSSEDSSDSDSD from the exons ATGGAAGAGTGGAGTAAGGAGGACTGTCTGATCCTGCTAGACCGAATCCGCACCCTGCTGCCTGATGTGGATGCCATGAAGTACAAGACCACTGAGTCGCACTTTGACTGGGAGAAGGTGTGCTTCGGGCCCTTCACCGGAGACATGTGCAAGCAGAAATGGCAGAAGGTCTCCACTGAG GTGAGGAAGTATCGAACCATGACAGAACTCCTTATCGACGCCATGGAGTATGTTAAGAACCCCTATAAGGGCAAGAAGCTCAAG ACCCATCCAGACTTTCCTAAGAAGCCTCTGACGCCATACTTTCGGTTTTTCATGGAGAAACGAGCCAAGTATGCAAAGATCCACCCAGAGATGAGTAACCTGGACCTCACCAAGATCCTGTCCAAGAAGTACAAGGAGCTGCCCGAGAAGAAGAAG TTGAAGTACATTCAGGATTTTCAGAGGGAGAAAGAGTCGTTTGAAAAGAACATGGCCAGATTCAA GGAGAATTACCCAGATCTGATTGAGGAGAGGAAGAAATCTGATGTCCCGGAAAAGCCCAAGACACCACAGCAGCTCTGGTACAACCATGAAAAGAAGACCTACCTGAAGCTGCACCCTGAT GTAAGCCCGAAGGAACTGAAGGATGCTCTGAGGCGGCAGTGGTCTCAGCTGTCCGATAAGAAACGTCTCAAGTGGATCAGCAAGGCACTGGAGCTGCAGAAGGACTTTGAG ACGACTATGAGGGAGTACCACGAGGCTCACCCCGAGACCAACCAGGACGAGCACGTCAAGTCTGTCCTGACCAAGGCAGAGCGGCAGCTCAAAGACAAGTTCGACGGCCGGCCAACTAAACCTCCTCC GAATGGGTACTCCTTGTACTGCGCCAAGCTCATGATCACCATGAAAGATGTCCCCAGCACGGAGCGCATGGTGCTCTGCAGCAAGCAGTGGAAGATCATGACTCAGAAAGAGAAGGACATGTTCCAGAAGCGGTGTGAGCTG aaaaagaaacagtATGAAATCGACCTGCAGAGATTCCTGGAG AGCCTGCCAGAGGAGGAGAGGGACCGGGTGCTGACGGAGGAAAAGCTGGGGGGCTCCAGAATGGCACTGGGAAACTCAGCCAGCTCCCTGCGAGTCAAATCCACACCCGTCAAG ATGAAGTTGAGCGATGTGGACCAGACGCATGCAGACCAGGAGCAGAGCCTCCTGAAGGAGAAGCGTGACCGAAAGAAGAAGGTGCGCCTGCCTGAGACCCCCAAGACCGCCAATGAGATGTGGCAGCAGAGTGTCATCGGGGACTACCTGGCCAAGTACCGG AACAATCGGAAGAAGGCTCAGTCCTCCATGGAGTCAGCCTGGAAAGCTATGGAGAAGAAGGAGAAAATTCCCTGGATTAAAAAGGCAGCTGAGGACCAGATGAGATACGAG AGAGAGCTGATAGAGATGAGGACCCCTCCGTCAGCCCAAGCCCAAAGGAAACCCAAATTTGACGGGGAGCCAAAGAAACCCCCCAT gagCGGTTATCAGATGTTCTCTCAGGAGCTGCTGACTAACGGGGAGCTGAACCACTTCAGCCTAAAGGAGCGCATGGTGGAGATCGGCAAGCGCTGGCACAAGCTCAACCAGAGCCAGAAGAACAAGTACAAGAAGCTGGTGGAAGAGCAGCAGACAGAGTACAAGGCTGAGCTCGAGGCCTGGGTCAAG TCTCTTTCACCTCAAGAACGGGCTAATTACAAGGAATTCTCTACAGTg AAGCGACGGAACTCCTCTAAGGCAGGTGGGCCAGCTGCCAAAGTGCGGGTGACAGGGAAGGGAAAGGCAGCAGATGTCTGTGCCAGAGCTCCAGGACTGGGGGCCGGGGAGGGCAAGAAAGCAGTGGCATACAGAGCACAG AATACTTCAGACTCTGAGGAAGAAGAGAAATCCGACTCTTCTAATTCAGAGGAGGACTCATCCGGCAGCTCAGACAGCGAGGATGAAGACGAG AATGgtgatgaggaggaggatgatgatgatgacgacgaGGATGAAGAAGATGACCAATCAGAAGCCAGCAGTAGCTCATCTTCAGAGGACAGCTCAGACTCAGATTCAGATTAA